In the Deinococcus malanensis genome, one interval contains:
- a CDS encoding zinc-dependent alcohol dehydrogenase codes for MKALVWQGINKVAVERVPDPEILQPTDAIVRVTSTAICGSDLHLLDGYVPSMVHGDILGHEFMGEVVDVGADVRKIKVGDRVIVPFPIACGKCWYCQKGLTSLCDNSNPNPRLAETMWGHASSGIYGYSHITGGYAGGQAQFVRTVFADANLYKVPQGLSDDQVLFLTDILPTGYMAAENCNIQEGDVVAVFGAGPVGQFCIRSAFLLGAGRVIAIDRFPERLELARRAGAETINYEEDEVFERLKVMTAGRGPDSVMDAVGLEAHGTGFLGVADAVKQTTRVLESERPHALRAALMACRKGGTVSVPGVYGGLGDKIPLGAFMNKGLTMKTGQTHVHRYLDILTDHIVRGDIDPTQVITHRMSLDEAPHAYHIFKHKHDGCIKCVLDPWADPKDHAPVK; via the coding sequence ATGAAGGCGCTGGTCTGGCAGGGCATCAACAAGGTTGCGGTAGAGCGCGTGCCCGACCCCGAGATCCTTCAGCCCACCGACGCCATCGTGCGGGTGACGTCCACCGCCATCTGTGGTTCGGACCTGCACCTCCTCGACGGCTACGTGCCCAGCATGGTCCACGGTGACATCCTGGGCCACGAGTTCATGGGCGAGGTCGTGGACGTCGGCGCCGACGTCCGCAAGATCAAGGTCGGCGACCGCGTCATCGTGCCCTTCCCTATCGCCTGTGGCAAGTGCTGGTACTGCCAGAAGGGCCTGACCTCGCTGTGCGACAATTCCAACCCCAATCCCCGGCTGGCCGAGACGATGTGGGGCCATGCGTCATCCGGCATCTATGGCTACTCGCACATTACCGGTGGCTATGCTGGCGGACAGGCGCAGTTCGTGCGCACGGTGTTCGCCGACGCCAACCTGTATAAGGTCCCGCAGGGCCTCAGCGACGATCAGGTGCTGTTCCTGACCGACATCCTGCCTACCGGCTACATGGCGGCCGAGAATTGCAACATCCAGGAAGGGGATGTCGTGGCGGTATTCGGCGCCGGGCCAGTCGGACAGTTCTGCATCCGTAGCGCGTTCCTGCTCGGCGCCGGACGCGTGATTGCCATCGACCGCTTCCCTGAGCGTCTGGAGCTGGCACGCCGCGCGGGAGCAGAGACCATCAACTACGAGGAAGACGAGGTCTTCGAGCGGCTCAAGGTTATGACCGCCGGCCGTGGTCCGGACAGTGTCATGGACGCGGTGGGCCTGGAAGCGCATGGCACCGGGTTTCTCGGTGTGGCCGACGCTGTCAAACAGACCACCCGTGTCCTGGAAAGCGAGCGGCCGCACGCACTGCGCGCCGCACTGATGGCCTGCCGCAAGGGGGGCACGGTGAGCGTGCCTGGCGTGTACGGTGGTCTGGGCGACAAGATTCCGCTGGGCGCGTTCATGAACAAGGGTCTGACCATGAAAACCGGGCAGACCCACGTGCACCGCTACCTGGATATCCTGACTGACCACATCGTGCGCGGCGACATTGACCCCACGCAGGTCATCACCCACCGCATGAGCCTGGACGAAGCGCCCCATGCCTACCACATCTTCAAGCACAAGCACGATGGATGTATCAAGTGCGTGCTGGACCCCTGGGCCGATCCCAAGGATCATGCTCCGGTGAAGTAA
- a CDS encoding SRPBCC family protein, whose product MPDHETSVRDLSPQNSSPGERLLVGALGLGLIVLSVGRPGQAGALVATGGALLLAGAAMGRGVGDAMVGIHRTKDDAIAVERGITIGVEPDQLYVFWRNFENLPQFMDHLESVEVQDTEGNRSHWVAKAPAGTHVKWDAEVTEDVAGKRIAWRSLEGSQIWTEGHVEFRPAPGDRGTEVHVALKYRPPGGTMGATIARLMGEEPAVQVGEDLRRLKRMMELGQQPTTEGQSSARKGAVKKAEAKMYDNRRTS is encoded by the coding sequence ATGCCCGACCACGAGACTAGCGTGCGTGACCTGAGCCCGCAGAACTCCAGCCCCGGCGAGCGCCTGCTGGTCGGTGCCCTGGGACTGGGGCTGATCGTGCTGAGCGTGGGGCGTCCCGGACAGGCCGGAGCCCTTGTGGCCACCGGTGGGGCGCTGCTGCTGGCGGGCGCCGCGATGGGACGCGGGGTCGGAGACGCCATGGTGGGTATCCACCGGACCAAGGATGACGCCATTGCCGTCGAGCGGGGCATTACCATCGGCGTGGAGCCCGATCAGCTGTATGTCTTCTGGCGCAACTTCGAAAACCTTCCGCAGTTCATGGACCACCTGGAATCCGTAGAAGTACAGGACACCGAGGGCAACCGCTCGCACTGGGTCGCCAAGGCGCCTGCCGGCACCCACGTCAAATGGGACGCCGAGGTGACCGAGGACGTGGCCGGTAAGCGCATCGCCTGGCGTTCCCTGGAAGGGTCGCAAATCTGGACCGAGGGGCACGTGGAGTTCCGGCCCGCACCGGGAGACCGGGGCACCGAGGTGCATGTCGCGCTGAAATACCGCCCGCCCGGCGGCACGATGGGCGCGACCATCGCCCGGCTGATGGGCGAGGAACCCGCCGTGCAGGTCGGTGAGGACCTGCGGCGCCTGAAACGCATGATGGAACTGGGCCAACAGCCCACCACCGAAGGGCAATCCAGCGCCCGCAAGGGTGCCGTGAAAAAAGCGGAGGCCAAGATGTACGACAACCGGAGAACCTCATGA
- a CDS encoding 3-hydroxyacyl-CoA dehydrogenase/enoyl-CoA hydratase family protein, protein MKNQPYKIHRAAVIGAGVMGAAIAAQLANAGIPVLLLDIVLPDNPDRNFLARQGVQRALKARPAAFMDASRAGLIEVGNLEDDLKKLKDADWILEAIIEKLDAKRDLWERVEKVAKPGAIISSNSSGIPMHLQIEGRSEDFQRRFVGAHFFNPPRYLHLLEVIPTPKTAPEVLTAFSEFGEKTLGKGIVIANDVPGFVANRIGVYGIMRAMAHLKKSGLTPAEADQLTGPVLGRANSATFRTADLSGLDIISHVASDLGKATPEDEDFTLTPAFRTLVEEKKFLGDKTGSGFYKKTKGPDGKTKILNLNLHTFEYEDQGKVKVAAVEAVKGRPLAERIRSLYGAEGKEGDFLRGVMNDGFWYASKMAGHVSDRLQDIDNALKWGFGWEQGPFETMDTVGVQQVISNLEAEGRTLPPLLQAMKDSGRASFYQGNETVTPAGQPTPYQAPYFILTDLKKDATSVIKKKPGASLVDLGDGVLLVEWHAKMNALGEDQLRMIQEGHKAVQQLGYAGLVIGNQGENFSAGANLPLVLAQAQADEWDELDDQIKQFQQVTTSLRFSPHPTVAAPFGLALGGGCEFSLHADRIVASAETYMGLVEVGVGLIPGGGGTKEMLMRFTDQQQPGQQQGAALLPAVQRAFELIGTAKVSTSALEARKLGFLHDHDVVVMNKNHLLEEAKRQVLALAADYVQPTPRTDIPVMGDAAIGAVKSALYGMKEGGYVTEYDLVVSNELARVLSGGVGNNRTAKVSEQHLLDLEREAFLTLLGKKGTQKRIEHMLKTGKPLRN, encoded by the coding sequence ATGAAAAATCAGCCTTACAAGATTCACCGCGCTGCCGTGATCGGTGCCGGCGTGATGGGCGCTGCCATCGCCGCCCAGCTGGCCAACGCGGGCATTCCGGTCCTGCTGCTCGACATCGTGCTGCCGGACAACCCCGACCGCAATTTCCTGGCCAGGCAGGGCGTGCAGCGCGCACTGAAAGCCCGGCCCGCTGCCTTTATGGACGCGAGCCGCGCAGGGCTGATCGAAGTCGGCAACCTCGAGGACGACCTGAAGAAATTGAAGGACGCCGACTGGATTCTAGAAGCGATCATCGAGAAGCTCGACGCCAAACGCGACCTGTGGGAAAGGGTCGAGAAGGTCGCCAAGCCCGGCGCGATCATCAGCTCCAACTCCAGCGGTATTCCCATGCACCTGCAGATCGAGGGCCGCAGCGAGGACTTCCAGCGGCGTTTCGTGGGCGCGCACTTCTTCAATCCGCCCCGCTACCTGCATCTGCTGGAAGTGATCCCGACGCCGAAGACCGCCCCCGAGGTCCTGACCGCCTTCAGTGAATTCGGCGAGAAGACCCTCGGCAAGGGCATCGTGATCGCCAACGACGTTCCGGGCTTTGTGGCCAACCGCATCGGCGTGTACGGCATCATGCGCGCCATGGCCCACCTGAAAAAGAGTGGACTGACCCCTGCCGAGGCCGACCAGCTCACCGGGCCGGTGCTGGGGCGCGCCAACTCCGCGACCTTCCGCACGGCTGACCTCTCGGGGCTGGACATCATCTCCCACGTGGCCAGCGACCTCGGAAAAGCCACGCCCGAGGACGAGGACTTCACCCTCACGCCGGCCTTCCGCACCCTGGTCGAGGAAAAGAAGTTCCTGGGGGACAAGACCGGCAGCGGCTTCTATAAGAAGACCAAGGGCCCGGATGGCAAGACGAAGATCCTGAACCTGAACCTTCACACCTTCGAGTACGAGGACCAGGGCAAGGTCAAGGTCGCGGCCGTGGAAGCCGTCAAGGGCCGCCCGCTGGCCGAGCGCATCAGGAGCCTCTACGGTGCCGAGGGCAAGGAAGGAGACTTCCTGCGCGGCGTCATGAACGACGGCTTCTGGTACGCCTCCAAGATGGCCGGTCACGTCAGCGACCGCCTGCAGGACATCGACAACGCCCTCAAGTGGGGCTTCGGCTGGGAGCAGGGTCCCTTCGAGACCATGGATACCGTGGGCGTGCAGCAGGTCATCTCGAACCTGGAAGCCGAGGGCCGCACGCTGCCCCCGCTGCTGCAGGCCATGAAGGACAGTGGACGGGCGTCGTTCTATCAGGGCAATGAGACCGTGACGCCTGCCGGCCAACCCACCCCATATCAGGCGCCCTATTTCATCCTGACGGACCTGAAGAAGGACGCCACCTCCGTGATCAAGAAAAAACCCGGCGCCAGCCTGGTGGACCTGGGCGACGGCGTGCTGCTGGTCGAATGGCACGCCAAGATGAATGCTCTGGGCGAGGATCAGCTGCGTATGATCCAGGAAGGCCACAAGGCGGTGCAGCAGCTTGGCTACGCGGGTCTGGTGATCGGCAACCAGGGTGAGAATTTCAGCGCGGGGGCTAACCTGCCGCTGGTCCTGGCCCAGGCGCAGGCCGACGAGTGGGACGAGCTCGACGACCAGATCAAGCAGTTCCAGCAGGTCACCACCAGCCTGCGTTTCAGCCCTCACCCCACCGTGGCCGCTCCCTTCGGTCTGGCGCTGGGCGGTGGCTGCGAGTTCAGCCTTCACGCCGACCGCATCGTGGCCAGCGCCGAAACGTACATGGGCCTGGTGGAGGTCGGGGTGGGGCTGATTCCCGGCGGCGGCGGCACCAAGGAAATGCTGATGCGCTTCACCGACCAGCAGCAGCCCGGGCAGCAGCAGGGCGCCGCGCTTCTGCCGGCCGTGCAGCGTGCCTTCGAGCTGATTGGCACGGCCAAGGTGTCCACCAGCGCCCTGGAGGCCCGTAAGCTGGGCTTCCTGCACGACCACGACGTCGTGGTCATGAATAAAAACCATCTGCTGGAGGAGGCCAAGCGTCAGGTGCTGGCCCTGGCGGCCGACTACGTGCAGCCCACCCCCCGCACCGACATCCCCGTGATGGGTGACGCTGCCATCGGGGCCGTCAAGAGTGCCCTGTACGGCATGAAGGAAGGCGGCTATGTCACCGAGTACGACCTGGTGGTCAGCAACGAACTGGCCCGGGTGCTCTCGGGCGGCGTGGGCAACAACCGCACCGCGAAGGTCAGCGAGCAGCACCTGCTGGACCTGGAGCGCGAGGCCTTCCTGACCCTGCTGGGCAAGAAAGGCACCCAGAAACGTATCGAACACATGCTCAAGACCGGCAAGCCGCTGCGCAACTGA
- a CDS encoding alpha/beta hydrolase family protein, producing MSQIPTITPLDRLKATPKRRLAMWGALGYGALLLTAAFVGAEITLRSQTRWVKGTFAPVGRRGNTVWLPASPETLSRGVVGIVPIRPNRGHAVLGEAKVKGTLAFRPIQEERGVLPNGSVAWVSTFVYNGTPAQLGVAFENTEVVSPAGPMPAWHVPPVSGERDALVIVVHGHGGQRAQGLRSLRALQRTGAGSLFVTFRNAHGAPRSGRGYLTLGDEEAEDVLVALHWAKAAGYRRAVLYGFSMGGNIVLSVLRDRFQPFPLPVTGVLLDCPALDWRRTITWQARRFGMPAFMARHVSTFVQYVVTRRSGQDFDTVNQLAAAGRFNVPILLWHGTRDRTIPVSQSDALAAARPDLVEYHRVEGAKHIRCWNINPAHYEQTLEHFIRRVLPGLPQGEPHA from the coding sequence ATGTCCCAGATTCCCACCATCACCCCCCTCGACCGCCTGAAAGCCACCCCGAAGCGCCGCCTGGCGATGTGGGGCGCCCTCGGGTACGGAGCGCTGCTGCTGACCGCTGCCTTCGTCGGCGCGGAGATCACGCTGCGCTCCCAGACCCGCTGGGTGAAAGGCACCTTCGCTCCGGTGGGCCGGCGCGGCAATACCGTGTGGCTACCAGCCTCCCCGGAAACGCTGTCGCGGGGAGTGGTGGGGATCGTGCCTATCCGCCCCAACCGCGGCCACGCCGTACTGGGCGAGGCGAAAGTGAAGGGCACGCTGGCGTTCCGCCCTATCCAGGAAGAACGTGGGGTGCTGCCTAACGGCTCGGTGGCGTGGGTGTCCACCTTCGTGTACAACGGCACGCCGGCACAGCTGGGGGTGGCCTTTGAAAATACGGAGGTCGTCAGCCCAGCCGGCCCCATGCCCGCGTGGCACGTTCCTCCGGTATCGGGCGAGCGGGACGCCCTGGTGATCGTGGTGCACGGTCACGGCGGTCAGCGGGCGCAGGGTCTGCGCAGCCTGCGCGCGCTGCAACGCACCGGAGCGGGGTCGCTGTTCGTGACCTTCCGCAATGCCCACGGCGCTCCCCGCAGTGGCAGGGGCTACCTGACCCTGGGCGACGAGGAAGCCGAGGACGTGCTGGTCGCCCTGCACTGGGCGAAAGCAGCCGGGTATCGCCGCGCCGTGCTCTACGGTTTCTCGATGGGCGGCAACATCGTCCTGAGTGTGCTGCGCGACCGGTTCCAGCCGTTCCCGCTCCCGGTTACCGGCGTGCTGCTCGACTGCCCGGCACTGGACTGGCGCCGGACCATCACCTGGCAGGCCCGGCGCTTCGGGATGCCTGCCTTCATGGCGCGGCATGTCAGCACCTTCGTGCAGTACGTCGTGACCCGCCGCAGCGGACAGGACTTCGACACGGTGAATCAGCTCGCCGCTGCAGGGCGCTTCAACGTGCCGATTCTCCTGTGGCACGGCACGCGCGACCGTACCATTCCGGTCAGTCAATCTGACGCGCTCGCGGCGGCGCGGCCCGATCTCGTCGAGTACCACCGCGTGGAAGGTGCCAAGCACATCCGCTGCTGGAACATCAATCCAGCCCACTACGAGCAGACGCTCGAACACTTCATTCGCCGGGTCCTGCCCGGCCTTCCCCAAGGAGAACCCCATGCGTGA
- a CDS encoding thiolase family protein, with protein sequence MRDAVIVSAVRTPVGRGVKGTLANTRPDDLAALVLNEAVRRAGVDVSVVEDVYLGCAIPEAEQGLNVARMAALRAGMPDSVGGVTINRFCSSGLQTIAMAAAAIQTGQADVMLAGGVESMSFVPMTGHNPSPNPDLVDDRPGAYIGMGLTAENVAAKYGVSREDQDAFAFRSHQRAAAAQDSGKFDAEIIPVPVRVDKLKGTKLKSETINFDKDELIRRDANLEDMAKVRPAFKQTGSVSAANSSPFSDGAAAVLIMSGEKAQELGVKPLARFLGFAVAGVEPELMGIGPVKAVPKVLSQTGLTLEDIDLIELNEAFAAQSLAVARELGLNEDIMNVNGGAIALGHPLGCSGAKLTTTAIYELQRRGGGKALITMCIGGGMGAAGVIEVYGQDEQNGG encoded by the coding sequence ATGCGTGACGCTGTGATTGTTTCTGCCGTTCGCACGCCCGTTGGACGCGGCGTGAAAGGCACGCTCGCCAATACCCGCCCGGACGATCTGGCCGCCCTGGTCCTGAACGAAGCCGTCCGGCGCGCCGGGGTGGACGTCTCGGTCGTCGAGGACGTGTACCTGGGCTGCGCCATTCCCGAGGCGGAGCAGGGCCTCAACGTGGCCCGGATGGCCGCGCTGCGGGCCGGCATGCCCGACAGCGTGGGCGGCGTAACCATCAACCGCTTCTGCTCCAGCGGCCTGCAGACCATCGCTATGGCGGCGGCCGCCATCCAGACCGGCCAGGCGGACGTGATGCTCGCCGGGGGCGTGGAATCCATGAGCTTCGTGCCCATGACCGGCCACAACCCCAGCCCCAACCCGGACCTGGTCGATGACCGCCCCGGCGCGTATATCGGCATGGGTCTGACCGCCGAGAACGTGGCTGCCAAGTACGGTGTCAGCCGCGAGGACCAGGATGCCTTTGCCTTCCGCAGTCACCAGCGTGCCGCCGCCGCCCAGGATTCGGGCAAGTTCGACGCCGAGATCATCCCGGTGCCGGTGCGCGTGGACAAGCTTAAGGGCACCAAGCTGAAGTCCGAGACCATCAACTTCGACAAAGACGAGCTGATCCGCCGCGACGCCAACCTGGAAGACATGGCCAAGGTCCGCCCGGCCTTCAAGCAGACCGGCTCGGTGAGCGCAGCCAACAGCAGCCCCTTCAGTGACGGCGCCGCTGCCGTGCTGATCATGAGCGGTGAAAAGGCGCAGGAACTGGGCGTGAAGCCCCTGGCCAGATTCCTGGGCTTCGCGGTCGCCGGCGTGGAGCCTGAACTGATGGGCATCGGCCCCGTCAAGGCTGTGCCCAAGGTGCTGTCGCAGACCGGGCTGACCCTGGAAGACATCGATCTGATCGAGCTGAACGAGGCCTTTGCCGCGCAGAGCCTCGCGGTGGCCCGTGAACTAGGCCTCAACGAGGACATCATGAACGTCAACGGTGGCGCCATTGCCCTGGGGCATCCACTGGGATGCAGCGGCGCCAAGCTGACCACCACCGCGATCTACGAACTGCAGCGCCGTGGTGGGGGCAAGGCCCTGATCACCATGTGCATTGGCGGCGGCATGGGCGCGGCCGGCGTGATCGAGGTCTACGGACAGGACGAGCAGAACGGGGGTTGA
- a CDS encoding Ig-like domain-containing protein, producing MKKLYLPLLTCSLFLTACPGTPTPEADTVAPQVTLTATAPTVPGQVTLFATATDPGGVTKVEFYQGSALIDTDSEAPYSTDKFAVDQRNNGSVTFTVKAFDSAGNIGMTATTVAVNVTSLYQGQYYWFMFSNPNDIEGSVIAEGMAIYGDQFINGRGKLMASGMYAKISPVPELEGDASLGPVEDAGKTYLSTLFFHDSAGTPLYFWGDDFDGAFSDLGGDPGLVGEASLFKTDGTVAAEGYYGMVRLTSDPYASLTASGITTQALSPAERQKVLSSAALPLSLKAQGTPRVRSAARLAQQLRR from the coding sequence ATGAAGAAACTTTATCTCCCTCTCCTGACCTGCTCACTCTTCTTGACTGCCTGTCCTGGAACGCCCACACCTGAGGCGGACACGGTAGCACCCCAGGTCACCCTCACCGCCACCGCGCCCACAGTTCCTGGGCAGGTCACACTCTTTGCTACAGCGACCGACCCTGGCGGAGTGACCAAGGTGGAGTTCTATCAGGGTTCCGCCCTGATAGACACCGACTCCGAAGCGCCGTACAGCACAGATAAATTTGCCGTCGACCAGCGCAACAACGGCAGCGTTACCTTTACCGTCAAGGCTTTTGACAGCGCGGGAAACATAGGCATGACCGCGACCACTGTGGCTGTGAACGTGACGTCCCTGTACCAGGGTCAGTACTACTGGTTCATGTTTTCCAACCCCAACGATATCGAGGGAAGTGTGATTGCCGAGGGCATGGCCATTTATGGCGACCAGTTCATTAATGGCCGTGGCAAACTCATGGCGTCCGGTATGTACGCAAAAATCAGTCCAGTCCCAGAGCTGGAAGGCGACGCGAGCCTCGGGCCTGTGGAAGACGCCGGCAAGACGTACCTCAGCACACTGTTTTTCCATGACTCGGCTGGTACCCCGCTGTACTTCTGGGGAGACGATTTTGACGGGGCCTTCAGCGACCTTGGCGGAGACCCTGGCCTGGTGGGTGAAGCTTCTCTGTTCAAGACGGATGGTACCGTTGCCGCTGAAGGCTACTACGGCATGGTCCGGTTGACCAGTGATCCTTACGCGAGCCTGACCGCCAGTGGAATCACGACCCAGGCCCTCTCCCCCGCAGAGCGGCAAAAGGTGCTGTCCAGCGCTGCCCTCCCCCTCAGCCTGAAAGCTCAGGGAACCCCACGGGTGCGAAGCGCTGCCAGATTGGCCCAGCAGTTGCGCCGGTAA
- a CDS encoding 23S rRNA (cytosine(2499)-C(5))-methyltransferase has translation MSAAPRLRLRVTAAAENHLRAGHPWVYESSVREQNREGEAGELAVVYDRRDRFLAIGLYDPHSPLRLRVLHAGSPVTIDDAWWEARLDTSFLRREPLFGPVGAVGDTDGYRLINGESDGWPGLVIDRYARVLVIKLYTAAWFSHLNRLLELLTMRCPDFTTVLRLSRNIQERAREAGLSDGQLLTGDLGNNPVIFHESGIAFEADVLRGQKTGFFLDQRENRRRVQDLSRGRRVLNAFSFSGGFSLYAARGGAPEVVSLDISAHALHSAGRNFALNPALGTHHETVQADVFEWLTQTRRDFDLVILDPPSLARREAERAGAIRAYAKLSADGIRRLARGGILVSASCSAHVSADEFWTAVREVAGRSGRKWKELRMTRHAPDHHATFAEAEYLKAIYLQFD, from the coding sequence ATGTCTGCTGCTCCCCGCCTGCGCCTGCGCGTGACCGCTGCCGCCGAGAACCATCTGCGCGCCGGTCACCCCTGGGTGTACGAATCCAGTGTGCGTGAGCAGAACCGGGAGGGTGAAGCCGGCGAACTGGCCGTGGTGTACGACCGCCGCGACCGCTTTCTGGCCATAGGCCTGTATGATCCGCACTCACCGCTCCGGCTGCGGGTACTGCATGCCGGCAGCCCGGTCACGATTGACGACGCCTGGTGGGAAGCAAGGCTGGACACCTCATTTCTGCGTCGCGAACCGCTGTTCGGTCCCGTCGGCGCCGTAGGGGACACTGACGGCTACCGCCTGATCAATGGTGAATCCGACGGCTGGCCGGGACTGGTTATTGACCGTTACGCGCGGGTGCTGGTGATCAAGCTGTACACCGCCGCCTGGTTTTCCCACCTGAACCGGCTGCTGGAGCTGCTGACCATGCGCTGCCCGGACTTCACGACTGTTCTGCGCCTGAGCCGCAACATCCAGGAGCGGGCCCGCGAGGCCGGTCTGTCCGACGGGCAGCTCCTGACTGGCGACCTCGGCAACAACCCGGTGATCTTCCACGAGTCGGGCATCGCCTTCGAGGCTGATGTGCTCCGTGGGCAGAAAACAGGGTTCTTTCTGGACCAGCGCGAGAACCGCCGGCGGGTGCAGGACCTGAGTCGGGGTCGACGCGTCCTGAACGCCTTTTCGTTCAGCGGTGGGTTTTCACTGTACGCGGCGCGTGGTGGGGCTCCGGAAGTGGTCAGCCTGGATATCAGCGCCCACGCCCTGCACAGTGCCGGGCGGAATTTTGCGCTGAATCCTGCGCTGGGGACCCACCACGAGACGGTGCAGGCCGACGTCTTCGAGTGGCTCACGCAGACACGGCGGGACTTTGACCTGGTCATTCTGGACCCGCCCAGCCTGGCGCGCCGGGAGGCAGAACGGGCCGGTGCCATCCGCGCTTACGCCAAGCTGTCGGCGGACGGCATCCGGCGCCTGGCCCGCGGGGGCATCCTGGTGAGCGCATCGTGCAGCGCGCATGTCAGTGCGGATGAATTCTGGACGGCTGTGCGTGAGGTGGCGGGGCGCAGTGGCCGCAAGTGGAAAGAACTGCGCATGACCCGGCATGCTCCTGACCATCACGCCACCTTTGCCGAAGCCGAGTACCTGAAAGCCATCTACCTTCAGTTCGACTGA
- a CDS encoding cysteine desulfurase-like protein → MNLTQIRAQFPSLATGRAYLDNAAGSLLPQRAIDAVTAHLTRYGATNGLPGHQPGREVLNVKHRAREATALFFNGQPEDVVLGPSATALAFRMATAFTRLWGPGDEVIVSGLEHEANASPWRDLQRSGVTVKVWHARTPHLKPHLEDLQALLSPRTRLVAVTTASNVLGGLVDIPAVTTLARSVGAWTFVDAVQSAPHEFPNVQAWGADFVTFSMYKVFGPHLGALWVRPELRAGLPWPKLTFFPEGDVHGLEHGSAPFELLAGWLGTLDYLRELGGAGTLSREALEAAGACIRELEKPVAEQLLHGLVALPHVTVYGAQDMQNRIGTVAFRVDGETPEHTAARLSEQGIDLSAGHFYAVQPLTDLGLYPQGVARASIAHYTSTEEIDRLLVALR, encoded by the coding sequence GTGAACCTCACCCAGATCCGCGCGCAGTTTCCCTCTCTGGCCACTGGCCGGGCCTACCTGGACAACGCGGCCGGCTCGCTGCTGCCCCAGCGCGCCATTGACGCTGTTACTGCGCACCTGACCCGCTATGGGGCCACCAACGGTCTGCCCGGGCACCAGCCGGGCCGCGAGGTGCTGAACGTCAAGCACCGGGCCCGTGAGGCGACGGCTCTGTTTTTCAACGGCCAGCCTGAAGATGTGGTGCTGGGACCCAGCGCCACCGCACTGGCGTTCCGGATGGCGACGGCCTTCACCCGGCTGTGGGGCCCGGGGGATGAGGTCATCGTATCGGGGCTGGAGCACGAGGCCAACGCCAGTCCGTGGCGCGACCTGCAGCGTTCCGGGGTCACGGTGAAAGTCTGGCATGCCCGCACACCGCACCTGAAGCCTCACCTGGAGGACCTGCAGGCGTTACTGTCCCCCCGAACGCGCCTGGTGGCCGTGACTACCGCCAGCAACGTCCTGGGCGGGCTGGTAGACATTCCGGCGGTCACCACACTGGCGCGCTCTGTTGGTGCCTGGACCTTCGTGGACGCCGTACAGAGCGCGCCACACGAGTTCCCGAACGTGCAGGCCTGGGGTGCGGACTTCGTGACCTTCAGCATGTACAAGGTCTTTGGTCCACACCTGGGGGCCCTGTGGGTGCGGCCCGAGTTGCGCGCCGGCCTGCCCTGGCCGAAGCTTACCTTCTTCCCGGAAGGCGACGTTCACGGTCTGGAACACGGTAGCGCGCCGTTTGAACTGCTGGCCGGCTGGCTGGGCACGCTGGATTATCTGCGCGAACTGGGCGGTGCGGGCACCCTGAGCCGCGAGGCGCTGGAGGCTGCCGGTGCCTGTATCCGTGAACTGGAGAAGCCGGTGGCCGAGCAGTTGCTGCACGGACTGGTGGCCCTGCCCCACGTCACGGTCTACGGTGCCCAGGACATGCAGAACCGCATTGGCACGGTCGCGTTCCGGGTGGACGGCGAGACGCCTGAGCACACAGCCGCACGCCTCAGCGAGCAGGGCATCGACCTGTCAGCCGGGCATTTCTATGCGGTGCAGCCGTTGACCGACCTGGGCCTGTATCCACAGGGAGTGGCGCGTGCCAGCATCGCCCACTACACCAGTACCGAAGAAATAGACAGGCTGCTGGTGGCCCTGCGGTAA